One window from the genome of Paraneptunicella aestuarii encodes:
- a CDS encoding GNAT family N-acetyltransferase, with product MSYKYQKATIAEIVKVYRSIPEFSHFKSLADLKKRLAGKPHLILAAYDCGEVVGFKIGYGKNNREFYSWLGAVNPTHRGKGVAHGLLNAQEQWAKTQGFQIISVASTNRFPSMMRMLLRQHYKIVNFEQRSNPDNNKIHFSKSLI from the coding sequence ATGAGCTATAAATATCAAAAAGCGACGATTGCCGAAATTGTAAAAGTGTATCGTTCCATCCCTGAGTTTTCTCATTTCAAAAGCTTAGCCGACTTGAAGAAACGGCTAGCGGGCAAACCTCATTTGATCCTCGCCGCCTATGACTGCGGCGAAGTGGTTGGGTTTAAAATTGGCTACGGTAAAAACAACAGGGAATTCTATAGTTGGCTGGGAGCAGTGAACCCGACGCATCGAGGTAAAGGCGTTGCACATGGCTTACTCAATGCTCAGGAACAATGGGCGAAAACTCAAGGTTTTCAGATTATCAGTGTTGCATCCACTAATCGCTTCCCGTCCATGATGCGCATGTTGTTACGACAACACTACAAGATCGTGAATTTTGAGCAACGTTCTAATCCAGATAACAACAAAATCCACTTTTCTAAATCACTGATTTAA
- a CDS encoding valine--tRNA ligase, whose amino-acid sequence MDKTFNPQNIEQARYQDWESKGYFEASGTGSPYCILLPPPNVTGSLHMGHAFQHTIMDALTRYHRMKGDNTLWQAGTDHAGIATQMVVERQLAADGKTRHDLGREAFVEKIWEWKEHSGGTITSQMRRLGDSCDWNREAFTMDEDLSKAVTEVFVKLHEEGLIYRGKRLVNWDPVLHTAVSDLEVLNEEENGHMWHMRYPLADGSGELIVATTRPETMLGDTAVAVNPEDERYQAFIGKEIKLPITGRLIPVVADEHADPEFGTGCVKVTPAHDFNDYEIGKRHNLPMINIFTADAKLNDEAPEHLRGLDRFDAREKIVAELDAAGVLVKVVDHKLKVPRGDRTGAVIEPYLTDQWYVKVEPLAKPAIEAVENGDIKFVPENWSKTYFQWMYNIQDWCISRQLWWGHRIPAWYDSDGNVYVGRTEEEVRSKHSLSADIALTQDNDVLDTWFSSALWPFATMGWPEKTPELETFVPSSVLVTGFDIIFFWVARMIMMTMKFTGKIPFKEVYITGLIRDEQGNKMSKSKGNVLDPIDLIDGIDLDSLVNKRTAGMMQPQLAEKISKRTRKQFPEGIAAHGTDPLRFTFLAMASTSRDINFDMGRVEGYRNFCNKLWNASRFVLMNTEDQDTGKQGGEMELSLADQWIWAKFQNAVKDFEQAVSEYRFDIAAQTVYEFTWNQFCDWYLELTKPVLNSDTSSEAQKRGTRHTLVNVLENLLRLLHPFMPFITEEIWQRVAPLTDVSDVNSIMVQAFPIIEDSKQNNKALQDVEWLKTFIVGIRNIRGEMDISPNKPVPVLLRNASEEDQRRVKTCHSFLSTLAKLEQVTVLASGEAAPASAAALVGEMEVLIPMAGLIDKEAELARISKALDKISKDYARTEGKLSNESFVGKAPADVIEKEKAKLQEFKMQMDKLKEQHDSISAL is encoded by the coding sequence ATGGATAAAACGTTTAATCCGCAAAATATTGAACAAGCACGTTACCAAGATTGGGAAAGCAAAGGATATTTTGAAGCCAGTGGCACTGGCAGTCCTTACTGTATTTTACTACCACCTCCCAACGTAACGGGCAGCCTGCACATGGGGCATGCATTCCAGCATACCATTATGGATGCCTTAACCCGTTACCACCGCATGAAAGGTGACAACACCTTGTGGCAAGCAGGTACAGACCACGCAGGTATCGCAACCCAAATGGTTGTAGAGCGTCAACTGGCTGCTGACGGTAAAACCCGTCACGATCTGGGACGCGAAGCATTCGTTGAAAAAATCTGGGAATGGAAAGAGCACTCTGGCGGTACTATCACTAGCCAAATGCGTCGCTTGGGCGATTCCTGTGACTGGAATCGTGAAGCCTTCACCATGGACGAAGACCTGTCCAAAGCCGTTACCGAAGTGTTCGTTAAGTTGCACGAAGAAGGCTTAATTTATCGCGGCAAACGTCTGGTTAACTGGGATCCGGTTCTTCACACAGCGGTTTCCGATCTGGAAGTATTAAACGAAGAAGAAAACGGCCACATGTGGCACATGCGCTACCCATTGGCAGACGGTAGTGGCGAATTGATTGTTGCCACTACTCGTCCAGAAACCATGTTGGGTGATACCGCCGTTGCCGTAAACCCGGAAGATGAGCGCTACCAAGCCTTTATCGGAAAAGAAATCAAACTGCCCATTACAGGCCGTTTAATCCCGGTTGTTGCCGACGAACATGCCGATCCTGAATTCGGAACAGGTTGTGTAAAGGTCACTCCAGCTCACGATTTCAACGACTATGAAATTGGTAAGCGTCACAACTTGCCGATGATCAACATCTTCACTGCCGATGCCAAATTGAACGACGAAGCGCCGGAGCACTTGCGGGGTCTGGATCGTTTCGATGCACGTGAGAAAATCGTAGCCGAATTAGATGCCGCCGGCGTATTGGTTAAGGTTGTAGATCACAAACTTAAAGTGCCTCGTGGCGACAGAACGGGCGCGGTTATCGAACCGTATCTGACCGACCAGTGGTATGTAAAAGTAGAACCATTAGCCAAGCCAGCGATTGAAGCGGTAGAAAACGGCGACATCAAATTCGTACCGGAAAACTGGAGCAAAACCTATTTCCAATGGATGTACAACATTCAGGATTGGTGTATTTCCCGTCAATTATGGTGGGGACACCGTATTCCAGCCTGGTACGACAGCGACGGTAATGTCTACGTGGGTCGCACAGAAGAAGAAGTGCGCAGTAAGCACAGCTTGTCAGCAGATATTGCATTAACACAAGACAACGACGTTCTGGACACCTGGTTCTCGTCAGCATTGTGGCCATTCGCCACGATGGGATGGCCAGAAAAAACACCTGAACTGGAAACCTTCGTACCTTCATCTGTGTTGGTAACTGGTTTCGATATCATCTTCTTCTGGGTTGCCCGCATGATCATGATGACCATGAAGTTCACTGGCAAAATCCCATTTAAAGAAGTCTACATTACTGGCCTGATCCGCGACGAACAGGGCAATAAAATGTCGAAATCCAAGGGTAACGTCCTCGATCCTATCGATTTGATCGACGGTATCGATCTGGATTCCCTGGTGAACAAACGCACAGCCGGAATGATGCAACCCCAATTGGCAGAGAAGATCAGTAAACGTACTCGCAAGCAGTTCCCTGAAGGTATTGCTGCACACGGCACAGATCCTTTGCGTTTCACCTTCCTGGCGATGGCTTCAACCAGCCGCGACATCAATTTCGATATGGGTCGCGTTGAAGGTTATCGTAACTTCTGCAATAAGCTATGGAACGCATCACGTTTCGTGCTGATGAACACAGAAGATCAGGATACCGGCAAACAAGGCGGAGAAATGGAATTAAGTCTGGCAGATCAATGGATCTGGGCGAAGTTCCAAAATGCAGTAAAAGACTTCGAACAAGCGGTTTCGGAATATCGCTTCGATATCGCCGCTCAAACCGTTTACGAATTTACCTGGAACCAGTTCTGTGACTGGTATCTGGAATTAACCAAACCTGTGCTTAACAGCGATACCAGTAGCGAAGCGCAAAAGCGTGGCACTCGCCATACCTTGGTTAATGTACTGGAAAACCTGTTACGTTTGTTGCATCCATTTATGCCATTTATCACGGAAGAAATCTGGCAACGTGTTGCACCACTTACCGATGTCAGCGATGTGAACAGCATCATGGTACAAGCCTTCCCGATTATCGAAGACAGCAAGCAAAACAACAAGGCGTTGCAAGATGTCGAGTGGCTGAAAACCTTTATTGTGGGTATTCGTAACATTCGTGGTGAAATGGATATTTCTCCAAACAAGCCCGTTCCTGTATTGCTTCGCAATGCTTCAGAAGAAGATCAGCGTCGCGTGAAAACATGTCACAGCTTCCTGTCTACACTAGCCAAACTAGAGCAAGTGACAGTATTAGCCTCAGGCGAAGCAGCACCCGCATCGGCAGCGGCTTTGGTAGGCGAAATGGAAGTGCTTATTCCAATGGCAGGGCTTATTGATAAAGAAGCCGAATTAGCGCGTATTAGTAAAGCTCTGGATAAAATATCCAAAGACTATGCTCGCACTGAAGGCAAGCTGTCGAATGAAAGCTTTGTAGGTAAGGCTCCAGCAGATGTCATTGAAAAGGAAAAAGCCAAACTGCAAGAGTTCAAGATGCAGATGGACAAGCTAAAAGAACAGCACGATAGTATTTCCGCTCTTTAA
- a CDS encoding zinc ribbon domain-containing protein YjdM produces the protein MSDLPNCPKCQSEYTYQDGNLFICPECGHEWSADGSGADDDAPVIKDSVGNVLQDGDTVTVIKDLKVKGSSSVVKVGTKVKNIRLVGGDHDIDCKIDGIGAMKLKSEFVKKA, from the coding sequence TTGTCTGATTTGCCAAACTGTCCTAAATGCCAATCTGAGTACACCTATCAGGATGGAAATCTGTTTATTTGCCCAGAGTGTGGTCATGAATGGTCTGCGGACGGTTCCGGTGCAGATGACGACGCACCTGTGATCAAAGACTCCGTAGGCAATGTGTTACAAGACGGCGACACAGTTACCGTTATTAAAGACTTAAAAGTGAAAGGTTCTTCATCTGTAGTGAAAGTAGGCACAAAAGTGAAGAACATCCGTTTAGTCGGCGGCGACCACGACATTGATTGCAAAATCGATGGCATTGGAGCCATGAAACTAAAATCGGAATTCGTTAAGAAAGCTTAA
- a CDS encoding HesA/MoeB/ThiF family protein codes for MKPLTQEQATRYSRHIMLPTMDWEGQEKLLASRVLLIGVGGLGCAVAQYLVAAGIGHLILVDDDKVELSNLQRQVLHTEHNVGEFKVHSAQARLQAMNSDCDIQTFTHRLNKAELIKLAGEVDLFVDCSDNLASRNLLNEVSVDSQTPLITGAAIRMEGQVCCFIPDSTPPSPCYACYSRLFGEQELSCMEAGVLAPLVGIIGAMQALEAVKLLSGVANVQAGKLMHFDAATSQWREMYIQHYDQCPICAG; via the coding sequence ATGAAACCACTCACTCAAGAACAAGCAACCCGTTATAGCAGACACATCATGTTGCCGACGATGGATTGGGAAGGTCAGGAAAAGTTACTCGCTTCCCGGGTTCTTTTAATCGGAGTGGGTGGATTGGGATGTGCTGTTGCACAATATCTTGTCGCCGCCGGAATCGGTCATCTGATTCTGGTGGATGACGACAAGGTAGAACTATCCAATCTACAACGTCAGGTTCTACATACTGAGCATAATGTGGGTGAGTTCAAGGTTCACTCGGCTCAGGCAAGGTTACAAGCCATGAATAGCGATTGTGACATTCAAACCTTCACGCATCGTCTTAATAAAGCTGAATTGATAAAGCTGGCAGGGGAAGTTGACCTGTTTGTTGATTGTAGCGATAACCTCGCCAGCCGAAATTTACTGAATGAGGTGAGTGTCGACTCACAAACCCCTTTAATTACAGGCGCAGCCATTCGCATGGAAGGCCAGGTTTGCTGTTTTATTCCAGATTCAACACCACCGTCCCCCTGTTATGCCTGCTATAGCCGGCTGTTTGGAGAGCAAGAGCTTTCCTGTATGGAGGCCGGAGTGTTAGCGCCCTTAGTCGGTATCATCGGTGCCATGCAGGCATTGGAAGCCGTAAAGCTTTTATCTGGCGTAGCGAATGTTCAAGCAGGAAAACTGATGCATTTTGATGCCGCGACAAGCCAATGGCGTGAAATGTACATCCAACATTATGATCAGTGCCCAATTTGTGCTGGTTGA
- a CDS encoding ExeM/NucH family extracellular endonuclease, with protein sequence MKTKIGMIAAAVCAASQTFAISSAFANDLFISEYVEGSSYNKALEFYNPADTAVDLSSAGYQLARYSNGTTTPAYISLSGTVPAKGTFVIAHTSAATAIQNVANQLSGSISHNGDDAYVLFKNGSPVDSFGQVGVDPGSAWGSGTSSTVNNTLRRSTSTTSGDPIYNDAFNPASEWQGAGNDAFDDLGSFVGSGGGSGGGSGGTGGGSTVCNDPYTPIHEVQGSGAATPLTGELAVEGIVTHDVQTDLGGFYVQSAIGEEDADASTSEGVFVYTGTSPQSVNIGDRVRVVATPAESFGLTQLGAVSSVTVCASNQTLPAATPVSLPFAAADSAEAYEGMLVSFSGLTVNEVYNLGRYGEVTLSNGRRMIPTQVAAPGAAANAVAAQNALNKIILDDASTIQNPAVIPFPAPELTASNTLRVGDTVSMAEGVMHYAYSEYRVFPVSGLQFFESNPRTIAPSLTAQGNLNIASFNVLNFFNTLNMRGANTTEEFNRQKDKIVAALSTLNADIIGLMEIENDGYNNNSSIKELVDALDQADPGYNWAYINPGVSAIGTDQIAVGLIYRSSVVTPTGGAQILDSGNSPKDGNGNPLFLDTKNRPTLAQKFTLNANGQSVVVAVNHLKSKGSACDDVGDPDVGDLQGNCNVTRTNAAQAVGTWLNAQYPSDAVLVIGDMNAYAKEDPIMALAGNGYTELFEHFNKTDAYSYVFNGESGQLDHALGNTALVGKVVDITEWHINTDEPKVLDYNTEFKTASQVNSLYAPDAYRSSDHDPVVISLDL encoded by the coding sequence ATGAAAACTAAAATCGGTATGATAGCCGCGGCCGTCTGTGCTGCATCACAAACCTTTGCAATCTCATCGGCGTTCGCAAATGATCTCTTTATTTCAGAGTATGTTGAAGGCAGTTCCTACAACAAAGCACTGGAATTTTATAATCCCGCGGATACTGCTGTAGATTTATCCTCCGCAGGTTATCAACTTGCCAGATATTCCAACGGAACGACAACTCCAGCCTATATCTCACTCTCAGGTACAGTGCCCGCCAAAGGCACTTTTGTGATAGCACACACCAGTGCCGCAACAGCAATCCAGAATGTTGCCAACCAGCTGTCAGGTTCTATTAGCCATAACGGTGACGATGCTTACGTATTATTCAAAAACGGTTCGCCAGTTGATTCTTTTGGACAAGTAGGGGTTGACCCCGGTTCAGCCTGGGGTAGTGGCACTAGTTCAACAGTCAATAACACATTGCGCCGCTCGACTTCCACAACCTCTGGCGATCCGATTTATAACGATGCATTTAACCCTGCGTCAGAATGGCAAGGTGCAGGCAATGACGCATTTGATGATTTAGGTTCATTCGTTGGTTCCGGTGGAGGTAGCGGCGGTGGTTCAGGTGGAACGGGTGGCGGATCAACCGTTTGTAATGACCCATACACCCCAATTCACGAGGTTCAGGGTTCAGGAGCAGCAACACCATTAACGGGCGAATTGGCTGTTGAAGGTATCGTCACTCACGACGTTCAGACAGATCTTGGCGGCTTCTATGTGCAAAGTGCCATTGGCGAAGAAGATGCCGATGCCAGTACATCAGAAGGTGTGTTTGTCTACACGGGAACCAGTCCTCAGTCCGTTAATATTGGCGATAGAGTACGTGTTGTTGCGACACCAGCCGAAAGCTTTGGTTTAACACAATTAGGAGCCGTTAGCTCTGTCACCGTTTGCGCATCAAACCAGACTTTACCAGCCGCAACGCCTGTCTCATTACCTTTTGCAGCCGCAGATAGCGCAGAAGCCTATGAAGGCATGCTGGTCAGCTTCTCTGGATTAACCGTTAACGAAGTCTATAACCTGGGACGCTACGGTGAGGTGACATTGTCTAATGGTCGTCGCATGATACCAACTCAAGTTGCCGCTCCAGGCGCAGCCGCTAACGCAGTTGCAGCACAAAATGCCTTGAACAAGATTATTCTGGATGATGCTTCCACGATCCAGAATCCAGCAGTGATCCCGTTCCCGGCACCAGAATTGACGGCAAGCAACACGCTACGTGTAGGCGATACTGTTTCAATGGCGGAAGGTGTTATGCACTACGCCTATAGTGAATATCGCGTGTTTCCGGTCAGTGGCTTGCAATTCTTTGAGTCTAACCCTCGTACAATTGCACCAAGCCTGACCGCACAAGGTAATTTGAACATTGCCAGCTTTAACGTACTGAACTTCTTCAATACATTAAACATGCGCGGCGCAAATACCACTGAAGAATTTAATCGCCAAAAAGACAAGATCGTTGCAGCCTTGTCGACACTCAATGCAGATATCATTGGTTTAATGGAAATTGAGAACGATGGCTACAACAACAATAGCTCAATTAAAGAACTGGTAGACGCGTTGGATCAAGCCGACCCTGGGTATAACTGGGCTTACATCAACCCTGGTGTCAGCGCAATTGGTACAGACCAGATTGCAGTTGGCTTGATTTATCGCAGCTCTGTCGTTACCCCAACAGGTGGTGCCCAAATATTGGATAGCGGTAACTCGCCAAAAGATGGCAATGGGAATCCACTGTTCCTCGACACTAAAAACCGTCCAACTCTGGCGCAAAAATTCACGCTGAATGCCAATGGGCAGAGTGTTGTAGTTGCTGTTAATCACCTTAAATCAAAAGGTTCAGCCTGTGATGATGTGGGCGACCCGGATGTAGGTGATTTACAAGGTAACTGTAACGTGACCCGTACCAATGCGGCACAAGCTGTAGGAACCTGGCTCAATGCCCAGTACCCTTCCGATGCAGTGCTGGTGATTGGCGACATGAATGCATATGCCAAAGAAGATCCTATTATGGCCTTGGCTGGCAATGGTTATACGGAATTGTTTGAACATTTCAATAAAACCGATGCTTACAGCTATGTATTTAATGGCGAATCAGGCCAGTTAGATCACGCACTGGGCAACACCGCTCTGGTTGGAAAAGTAGTTGATATCACAGAGTGGCATATTAATACCGACGAACCGAAGGTATTGGACTATAACACTGAGTTTAAAACCGCTTCTCAAGTGAATAGCCTGTATGCACCCGATGCGTATCGTTCATCAGACCACGATCCAGTCGTCATTTCTCTGGATTTGTAA
- a CDS encoding ExeM/NucH family extracellular endonuclease — protein MKKQISVIAAAVLAATQAQAVTANFGWEDGSTVLGQYGADHIQHSNSMQQAYTGSYSLLVEDVDPIDNGTPQSFVAWVNGLTDGDTVTVSMWVHDDAADRPAGRIWGHYTNDASNIDSYAGSAGGNSTYTDGSGWQQISYTWTFDSSSNTRDGLVVEFRVYDSADFTTGSLYVDDIEITSSAGSITLPSGEVITGDTGSGDNGDNGSGDTGAGELYFSEYVEGSSNNKALEIYNPTGADIDLAASGYSLARFSNGGTTPADLGLTGTIAANDVFVLAHSSADAAILAVADQITGSLSHNGDDAYVLYKDGVAIDSFGQVGVDPGSAWGIGDSSTANNTLRRLASVTAGDTIVDDAFDPAVEWQGFGNDDFSDLGSYGGSTGGDTGGDTGTTLTCGTEYTAIHTIQGAGAATTLTGEHEVEAVVTADMQAGISGFYLQTAVGEDDGNAATSEGIFVYTGSAAQTITVGDRVRVKASVGEYNDMTQLSNVTALTVCASGQALPAPVELSLPFAAADSAEPMEGMIVNFNGLTVNDTYNLGRYGQVTLSNGRRMNPTQVAAPGEAALAVSAQNALNSLVLDDGSNAQNPTPIPFPNGGLTASNTLRVGDTVTLSAGVLHYSYGEFRVYPIDQAQFTASNPRTIAPELEAEGNLNIASFNVLNYFNTMNVRGANTEEEFARQRAKILAAISALDADIIGLLEIENDGYGADSSIADLVAGLNEVNPGYEWQYVNPGVAQVGTDAIASGIIYRSSVVAPVGDAQILDSSNSIVGEDGEPLFLDYGNRPALSQAFMLLENKQTLAVAINHLKSKGTSSTCAAAGDADKGDGQGHCNLRRTNAAQATGVWLNELFPEMPVIALGDLNSYAKEDPLTAFADNGFVNLFEHLNIENAYSYVYSGESGQLDHALANAFMLDKVVDVTEWHINTDEPRILDYNTEYKTDEQLVSLYAADAYRSSDHDPVIVSINLEKPFDPNLTDIEIAPVSGLSHHDKKHFTARANHWLRDVAKWQREIAKLEAEIAALDPEKKAEKIARKQASIIQKQAKSAIYQSLADATLFAVDGTDTQVITVVRQLALSERNEEKLLRKQYRFDRKSSTEKAAKLEAKAAALMAKGKTRAAEKLLAQAESFRAKAAVYSILANVISASLEVE, from the coding sequence ATGAAAAAACAAATCAGTGTAATCGCGGCGGCAGTTCTTGCGGCTACACAAGCTCAAGCAGTAACTGCAAATTTTGGCTGGGAAGATGGCAGTACCGTGCTCGGGCAATATGGCGCGGATCACATCCAACACAGCAACTCAATGCAACAAGCGTACACGGGTAGCTATTCTCTTTTAGTAGAAGATGTAGACCCTATCGATAATGGTACGCCACAAAGTTTTGTCGCCTGGGTTAATGGCCTGACCGACGGTGACACTGTTACCGTAAGCATGTGGGTTCACGACGACGCAGCGGATCGCCCTGCCGGTCGCATCTGGGGTCACTACACTAACGACGCTAGCAACATTGATTCTTACGCCGGTTCAGCTGGCGGCAACAGCACATATACCGACGGCTCAGGTTGGCAGCAAATCAGCTACACCTGGACTTTCGATTCCAGCAGCAACACTCGCGACGGCTTGGTTGTTGAATTCCGTGTTTACGACAGCGCGGATTTTACTACTGGTTCTTTATATGTTGATGATATTGAAATCACCAGCAGCGCAGGTTCTATCACTCTCCCTTCCGGTGAAGTCATCACTGGTGATACAGGTAGTGGTGACAACGGCGACAATGGAAGCGGCGATACTGGAGCTGGCGAACTGTACTTCTCTGAATATGTAGAAGGCAGCTCAAATAACAAAGCGCTGGAAATCTATAACCCTACAGGCGCAGACATTGATTTGGCAGCAAGCGGCTACTCGTTAGCACGTTTCTCTAATGGAGGCACAACGCCTGCCGATCTTGGATTAACAGGCACTATCGCAGCCAATGACGTATTTGTTTTAGCACATTCCAGTGCCGATGCAGCCATTCTTGCTGTAGCAGACCAAATTACCGGTTCACTCAGCCACAACGGTGACGACGCTTACGTTCTTTATAAAGATGGCGTAGCCATTGATTCATTTGGTCAGGTTGGTGTTGATCCAGGTTCCGCATGGGGCATAGGCGACTCTTCTACTGCCAACAACACATTACGCCGTTTAGCGAGCGTGACTGCTGGCGACACCATTGTTGATGACGCATTTGACCCTGCGGTTGAATGGCAAGGCTTTGGCAATGATGATTTCAGTGATTTAGGTAGCTACGGCGGTTCTACTGGTGGTGATACAGGTGGCGACACTGGTACAACGCTAACCTGCGGTACTGAATACACAGCTATTCACACCATTCAAGGTGCTGGCGCAGCCACTACTTTAACAGGTGAGCATGAAGTTGAAGCGGTTGTCACTGCCGACATGCAAGCCGGTATCAGTGGTTTCTACCTGCAAACAGCGGTTGGTGAAGACGATGGCAATGCAGCCACTTCCGAGGGTATTTTCGTTTACACTGGCAGCGCAGCTCAAACGATTACAGTAGGTGATCGCGTACGTGTTAAAGCGTCTGTTGGTGAATACAACGATATGACCCAATTGAGCAATGTAACCGCATTGACCGTGTGTGCGTCAGGCCAGGCATTGCCAGCTCCTGTTGAATTAAGCCTGCCATTTGCGGCTGCCGATAGTGCAGAACCAATGGAAGGTATGATTGTTAACTTCAATGGTTTAACAGTAAACGATACTTATAATCTGGGTCGTTATGGTCAGGTAACCCTGTCTAACGGTCGTCGTATGAACCCAACCCAAGTAGCAGCGCCAGGCGAAGCAGCATTAGCCGTTTCAGCTCAGAACGCTTTAAACTCTCTTGTTTTGGACGACGGTTCTAACGCTCAAAACCCAACGCCAATTCCTTTCCCGAATGGTGGTTTAACCGCAAGCAATACTTTGCGTGTTGGTGACACTGTTACCTTGTCTGCAGGTGTACTGCACTATTCTTACGGTGAATTCCGCGTTTACCCAATTGATCAAGCTCAGTTCACAGCATCTAACCCTCGTACTATCGCACCTGAGTTAGAAGCAGAAGGCAACTTGAACATTGCCAGCTTCAACGTACTGAACTACTTCAATACCATGAACGTTCGTGGTGCAAACACAGAAGAAGAATTTGCACGTCAGCGTGCCAAGATCCTCGCGGCAATTTCTGCTCTTGATGCTGACATTATCGGCTTGCTGGAAATTGAAAACGACGGCTACGGTGCAGACAGCTCAATTGCAGATTTGGTTGCTGGCTTGAACGAAGTAAATCCTGGCTACGAGTGGCAATACGTAAACCCTGGCGTTGCTCAGGTCGGTACTGACGCGATTGCTTCTGGCATAATCTACCGCAGCTCTGTTGTGGCTCCGGTTGGCGATGCACAGATTCTGGATAGCTCAAACTCTATCGTGGGTGAAGATGGTGAACCATTGTTCCTTGACTATGGTAACCGTCCTGCGTTGTCTCAAGCTTTCATGTTGTTGGAAAACAAGCAAACCCTTGCCGTTGCTATCAACCACTTGAAATCAAAAGGCACTTCCTCTACTTGTGCGGCAGCAGGTGATGCCGACAAAGGTGACGGCCAAGGCCATTGTAACCTGCGTCGTACCAATGCAGCTCAAGCAACAGGTGTATGGCTGAACGAATTGTTCCCTGAAATGCCTGTGATTGCACTGGGTGACTTAAACTCTTATGCGAAAGAAGATCCATTAACAGCATTTGCTGACAACGGTTTCGTTAATCTGTTCGAACATTTGAACATCGAAAACGCTTACAGCTATGTTTACTCTGGTGAATCTGGTCAGTTGGATCACGCTTTGGCTAACGCTTTCATGTTAGACAAGGTAGTAGATGTGACTGAGTGGCACATCAACACTGATGAACCTCGCATATTAGACTACAACACCGAATACAAAACTGACGAGCAGTTGGTCAGCCTGTATGCAGCAGACGCCTACCGTTCGTCGGATCACGACCCGGTTATCGTGTCTATCAATCTTGAAAAACCTTTCGATCCGAATCTGACCGACATCGAAATCGCGCCAGTAAGCGGCTTGTCGCACCATGACAAGAAGCACTTCACTGCGCGTGCCAACCATTGGTTGAGAGATGTTGCGAAGTGGCAAAGAGAAATCGCGAAGTTGGAAGCAGAAATTGCCGCTTTGGATCCGGAGAAAAAGGCTGAGAAGATCGCTCGCAAACAGGCTTCTATAATACAAAAACAAGCGAAGTCGGCGATCTATCAAAGTTTGGCAGACGCGACCCTATTCGCCGTTGACGGTACAGACACGCAAGTTATCACGGTTGTTCGTCAACTAGCACTGTCTGAACGCAATGAAGAAAAGCTATTACGTAAGCAATATCGCTTTGACAGAAAGAGCAGCACTGAAAAAGCTGCCAAGCTGGAAGCGAAAGCGGCTGCACTGATGGCAAAAGGCA